A genome region from Euphorbia lathyris chromosome 4, ddEupLath1.1, whole genome shotgun sequence includes the following:
- the LOC136225950 gene encoding F-box/LRR-repeat protein 25-like isoform X2 — MSKEDRISALPDSLIQHILCFLPSTKEAIRTSVLSKSFYNQWTRLPILKFRSYRMSFKKFSKFMDNTLLLHDCSKIQKFHINTYFSILDPTPNLNAVIDFAIKKYVEELILELSFTSSLYRLPEFLFDNASLVKLHTHNCNFDVVSCVSWAHLKALSITDCIFPPDTIENILCGSPSLESLELTNIYEYHKYVIFSKSLKKLVLENVSTTAVQISCPNLEEWKLLSPLNACYGSISINSPFLIHATIDFERYYTHPCLMLKFGSKLIQTLSNLHIGNLSSLLRKNKSLTLDNPNFEEHPDEIASALHSFHELEKLVIKLPHYKSCQAESGAYRMDWVNKIRGVIASLLNFHLLQQVVVCSVYTEI; from the exons ATGTCGAAAGAAGATCGTATCAGTGCTTTACCAGATTCCCTCATTCAACATATCCTCTGCTTTTTGCCATCAACGAAAGAAGCTATTCGAACTTCTGTTTTGTCGAAGAGTTTTTATAATCAATGGACTCGTCTTCCCATTCTCAAATTCCGATCTTATCGTATGTCTTTTAAAAAATTTTCTAAATTTATGGACAATACCCTACTTCTCCATGACTGCTCTAAAATCCAGAAATTCCACATAAATACCTATTTCAGTATTTTGGATCCTACTCCTAACTTGAACGCAGTTATCGATTTTGCAATCAAAAAATATGTGGAGGAGCTCATTTTGGAATTAAGTTTCACCAGTAGTCTGTATAGGCTGCCAGAATTCCTTTTTGACAATGCTTCCTTGGTTAAATTGCACACGCATAATTGTAATTTTGATGTCGTGTCTTGTGTGAGTTGGGCACATCTCAAGGCACTTAGTATAACAGATTGCATATTTCCACCTGATACGATTGAAAATATTTTATGTGGGAGTCCGTCCCTAGAATCTCTAGAATTAACCAATATTTATGAGTATCATAAGTATGTTATTTTTTCTAAATCtttgaaaaaattggttttGGAAAATGTTAGTACTACTGCTGTTCAAATTTCTTGTCCAAATCTTGAGGAGTGGAAGCTTTTGAGTCCTTTGAATGCTTGCTATGGGTCTATATCAATAAATTCTCCATTTCTAATTCATGCTACTATTGATTTTGAACGTTATTATACTCATCCATGTCTCATGCTGAAATTCGGGAGTAAATTGATACAG ACTCTATCTAATTTACACATAGGCAATTTATCTTCTCTATTGCGGAAGAACAAATCCTTAACTTTGGATAATCCAAATTTTGAAGAGCATCCGGATGAAATTGCATCTGCCCTTCACAGTTTTCACGAGCTCGAGAAATTAGTTATAAAGCTACCACATTACAAG TCTTGTCAGGCTGAGAGTGGAGCTTATAGAATGGATTGGGTAAATAAAATTAGAGGAGTTATTGCAtcacttttgaactttcatcTTCTACAACAGGTTGTTGTCTGCAGTGTTTATACGGAAATTTGA
- the LOC136225950 gene encoding F-box/LRR-repeat protein 25-like isoform X3 — translation MSKEDRISALPDSLIQHILCFLPSTKEAIRTSVLSKSFYNQWTRLPILKFRSYRMSFKKFSKFMDNTLLLHDCSKIQKFHINTYFSILDPTPNLNAVIDFAIKKYVEELILELSFTSSLYRLPEFLFDNASLVKLHTHNCNFDVVSCVSWAHLKALSITDCIFPPDTIENILCGSPSLESLELTNIYEYHKYVIFSKSLKKLVLENVSTTAVQISCPNLEEWKLLSPLNACYGSISINSPFLIHATIDFERYYTHPCLMLKFGSKLIQTLSNLHIGNLSSLLRKNKSLTLDNPNFEEHPDEIASALHSFHELEKLVIKLPHYKAESGAYRMDWVNKIRGVIASLLNFHLLQQVVVCSVYTEI, via the exons ATGTCGAAAGAAGATCGTATCAGTGCTTTACCAGATTCCCTCATTCAACATATCCTCTGCTTTTTGCCATCAACGAAAGAAGCTATTCGAACTTCTGTTTTGTCGAAGAGTTTTTATAATCAATGGACTCGTCTTCCCATTCTCAAATTCCGATCTTATCGTATGTCTTTTAAAAAATTTTCTAAATTTATGGACAATACCCTACTTCTCCATGACTGCTCTAAAATCCAGAAATTCCACATAAATACCTATTTCAGTATTTTGGATCCTACTCCTAACTTGAACGCAGTTATCGATTTTGCAATCAAAAAATATGTGGAGGAGCTCATTTTGGAATTAAGTTTCACCAGTAGTCTGTATAGGCTGCCAGAATTCCTTTTTGACAATGCTTCCTTGGTTAAATTGCACACGCATAATTGTAATTTTGATGTCGTGTCTTGTGTGAGTTGGGCACATCTCAAGGCACTTAGTATAACAGATTGCATATTTCCACCTGATACGATTGAAAATATTTTATGTGGGAGTCCGTCCCTAGAATCTCTAGAATTAACCAATATTTATGAGTATCATAAGTATGTTATTTTTTCTAAATCtttgaaaaaattggttttGGAAAATGTTAGTACTACTGCTGTTCAAATTTCTTGTCCAAATCTTGAGGAGTGGAAGCTTTTGAGTCCTTTGAATGCTTGCTATGGGTCTATATCAATAAATTCTCCATTTCTAATTCATGCTACTATTGATTTTGAACGTTATTATACTCATCCATGTCTCATGCTGAAATTCGGGAGTAAATTGATACAG ACTCTATCTAATTTACACATAGGCAATTTATCTTCTCTATTGCGGAAGAACAAATCCTTAACTTTGGATAATCCAAATTTTGAAGAGCATCCGGATGAAATTGCATCTGCCCTTCACAGTTTTCACGAGCTCGAGAAATTAGTTATAAAGCTACCACATTACAAG GCTGAGAGTGGAGCTTATAGAATGGATTGGGTAAATAAAATTAGAGGAGTTATTGCAtcacttttgaactttcatcTTCTACAACAGGTTGTTGTCTGCAGTGTTTATACGGAAATTTGA
- the LOC136225950 gene encoding putative F-box/LRR-repeat protein At3g18150 isoform X1, with translation MSKEDRISALPDSLIQHILCFLPSTKEAIRTSVLSKSFYNQWTRLPILKFRSYRMSFKKFSKFMDNTLLLHDCSKIQKFHINTYFSILDPTPNLNAVIDFAIKKYVEELILELSFTSSLYRLPEFLFDNASLVKLHTHNCNFDVVSCVSWAHLKALSITDCIFPPDTIENILCGSPSLESLELTNIYEYHKYVIFSKSLKKLVLENVSTTAVQISCPNLEEWKLLSPLNACYGSISINSPFLIHATIDFERYYTHPCLMLKFGSKLIQTLSNLHIGNLSSLLRKNKSLTLDNPNFEEHPDEIASALHSFHELEKLVIKLPHYKSERTTYLPNLNSPQKSYWNTEERVFNCVVSHLKTVEIIGLSESDDECSLVLSFIRFLLENATVLEKLIVVIEDSRKDFFIKVFQKLSNFSRCSQHALVELLCSNQRRISKLVQVF, from the exons ATGTCGAAAGAAGATCGTATCAGTGCTTTACCAGATTCCCTCATTCAACATATCCTCTGCTTTTTGCCATCAACGAAAGAAGCTATTCGAACTTCTGTTTTGTCGAAGAGTTTTTATAATCAATGGACTCGTCTTCCCATTCTCAAATTCCGATCTTATCGTATGTCTTTTAAAAAATTTTCTAAATTTATGGACAATACCCTACTTCTCCATGACTGCTCTAAAATCCAGAAATTCCACATAAATACCTATTTCAGTATTTTGGATCCTACTCCTAACTTGAACGCAGTTATCGATTTTGCAATCAAAAAATATGTGGAGGAGCTCATTTTGGAATTAAGTTTCACCAGTAGTCTGTATAGGCTGCCAGAATTCCTTTTTGACAATGCTTCCTTGGTTAAATTGCACACGCATAATTGTAATTTTGATGTCGTGTCTTGTGTGAGTTGGGCACATCTCAAGGCACTTAGTATAACAGATTGCATATTTCCACCTGATACGATTGAAAATATTTTATGTGGGAGTCCGTCCCTAGAATCTCTAGAATTAACCAATATTTATGAGTATCATAAGTATGTTATTTTTTCTAAATCtttgaaaaaattggttttGGAAAATGTTAGTACTACTGCTGTTCAAATTTCTTGTCCAAATCTTGAGGAGTGGAAGCTTTTGAGTCCTTTGAATGCTTGCTATGGGTCTATATCAATAAATTCTCCATTTCTAATTCATGCTACTATTGATTTTGAACGTTATTATACTCATCCATGTCTCATGCTGAAATTCGGGAGTAAATTGATACAG ACTCTATCTAATTTACACATAGGCAATTTATCTTCTCTATTGCGGAAGAACAAATCCTTAACTTTGGATAATCCAAATTTTGAAGAGCATCCGGATGAAATTGCATCTGCCCTTCACAGTTTTCACGAGCTCGAGAAATTAGTTATAAAGCTACCACATTACAAG TCTGAAAGAACTACATATCTTCCAAACTTGAATAGTCCTCAAAAGAGTTATTGGAATACAGAagaaagagttttcaattgcgTGGTGTCGCATCTAAAGACAGTTGAAATTATTGGTCTTTCGGAGAGTGATGATGAATGTAGCCTTGTTCTCAGCTTTATTCGTTTCCTTCTCGAGAATGCAACAGTATTAGAAAAATTGATTGTAGTAATAGAAGACAGTAGAAaggatttttttattaaagtttTTCAAAAGTTGTCAAACTTTTCAAGGTGTTCTCAACATGCCTTGGTAGAGTTGTTATGTTCTAATCAGCGTAGAATATCTAAACTAGTACAAGTTttttag